GTTTCTGATATCTCCCTCCTGTTTCTATCCTTGCTTTTTTCCTATTCTAATTATTTTGCGCTTCTTTTTGGGAGCGGAATGTGGGTTCGAGCGTAAAAATGCCTATAAAAAATGTTCAAGAAGCTTTATGCACAATGGGCAAAATCAAAGTAATGAAGTAATACACCAATGGGGCAGTAAACACATAACTATCAGCGCGATCAAGAATTCCGCCATGTCCTGGCATAATCTGCCCCGAATCTTTGACTCCAGCATCACGTTTCATCATCGATTCAGTCAGATCTCCTAGCAACCCTGCAATACCGATCAATAATCCTAAAATTGCACCCAACAACCACCATTCCGCCCATCCCAGACTAAAAGCCCAGATAATTGCTGTCACACAACAGCAAAGCAACCCTGCGATTGCACCTTCCACCGTTTTCTTGGGACTAATGTCAGAAAGTCTTGTGCGTCCAAATATCTTGCCAAATATATATGCGCCAACATCTGAAGCCCAAATGCAACAAAATGCCATCACTACATAAACGCTGCCTGAAGACACTGGAAAGGTAATTCGTAACCATGAAAGCTGTTCAATATTACGTAACTGATTAAAGAAATCAAACTGGTGGAGGCGATCGCTAACTTCAAAGATGGTGCTATCGCCTAGCCCTCTAATCCTTACCCAAAAACTAGGCAAATAGCCACCATAAAACAACCCCAAAATCGAGGCGGAAATATCGGATATCGTGGCAATTCTGGTTTGAAACAGTAGATAAAAGCAAATAAAAGTTCCTGCGATCGGGATCACGGCATCCGCAAGATCGACTCTCACTTGCGAAACGATGAGCAGTGCTAAACTAACAAAAATAGTGATCTTGCTGGCTGGGACAATTTCCTTGGCTCGTACCAATGCAAAATATTCCATCTCACCAAAAATCACCAGCATAGCAAATGCGGCGGTGAACGCCCATCCACCTAGGGCGATCGCCGCTAGTACAAGAGGGACGACTAATAAAGCACTGATAATGCGAGTCCAATGCATGAAAATAGCACAACTGAGAAAGTGGATATGGGCAATTTACACAAAGCTAGACATTGTGCTACCTCAGAAGTAAATATACTCCCATCAACAGTTGAAGCAACAAAATCGTTATGCAAATTTGCGAATTCTTGTGTTTTTGAGGATTTTGCCTACAGGCTTTGTCTGTAGATTGTATATGCTATATCTGAAATACGACTGATTGTGATATGCCTAAAACCTATTACGCTGTACTCGGTGTCACTCCTTGGGCTAATGAAATCGATATTCGTCGAGCCTATAGAGATCTCAGCAAGCTCTACCACCCCGACACGACTCAATTGCCTAAAGATGATGCAGTTGAATATTTTCGACAAATTAATGAAGCTTATGCCACACTAAGTAATGCCGATCGCCGTAGTATCTACGATCGCAGTATTCAGTTTTCGCGATTTCAGTACACAGCAAATCAAACACCGAAAAACCTCCAAACCCAAGATGATGACGGTTTGCCCAGTGAGCGTCCATTATCTGGTGGTGAACTATTTGCACTCTTGTTAATTGGTGCTACGCTAGTTGCTTGTTTAGTGTTAGTTGTTTTAGTAGCATGGCTACGTGGCGATCGCCTTTTCCCCGAAGCGATCGCACCCATATCAACTTTTTGGCTTTACTTTCTATAAATCTCCCATCAATAATCATTCCTATAAACTCGTCTACTATGGCGCTTCCCTCTCCTGCTACACCACTCTACAATCACCCTTTGCCTGCACTTGAAGCATGGTTAGATGAGCAAGGATGTTCACAAGATCAGTCAAATCCTAATGTCTGGCGCGTTACGCGATCGTCATGGCAAGCAGAAATTGTCATGGATATAGAAGATATTCGTGTGCGTTACATTCAAGATGCTTATGGTGGAAAAGAAATTCAACGTGCATTTCCCTATTCACTCAGTCGCCAAGATGTTGAAGACGCAATTTTTACAGGCCCTTAGCCAAAAACATTAGCAATATTCTGAAAGTTTGTTAATATGTGATCAAGCAAGACAGGGAATCAATCTATGAATGATGAAACTATACATAAGTCATTTCATTAAGTAATCTCATAGTCTTAGCTAAAGTTTTCCACCCTAACTTGATGTTTTTATTTTGGAGGTTCATTGAGCAAGAATTATAATGTTGCC
The Pseudanabaena sp. BC1403 DNA segment above includes these coding regions:
- a CDS encoding phosphatidate cytidylyltransferase; translation: MHWTRIISALLVVPLVLAAIALGGWAFTAAFAMLVIFGEMEYFALVRAKEIVPASKITIFVSLALLIVSQVRVDLADAVIPIAGTFICFYLLFQTRIATISDISASILGLFYGGYLPSFWVRIRGLGDSTIFEVSDRLHQFDFFNQLRNIEQLSWLRITFPVSSGSVYVVMAFCCIWASDVGAYIFGKIFGRTRLSDISPKKTVEGAIAGLLCCCVTAIIWAFSLGWAEWWLLGAILGLLIGIAGLLGDLTESMMKRDAGVKDSGQIMPGHGGILDRADSYVFTAPLVYYFITLILPIVHKAS
- a CDS encoding J domain-containing protein, giving the protein MPKTYYAVLGVTPWANEIDIRRAYRDLSKLYHPDTTQLPKDDAVEYFRQINEAYATLSNADRRSIYDRSIQFSRFQYTANQTPKNLQTQDDDGLPSERPLSGGELFALLLIGATLVACLVLVVLVAWLRGDRLFPEAIAPISTFWLYFL
- a CDS encoding DUF3143 domain-containing protein; this translates as MALPSPATPLYNHPLPALEAWLDEQGCSQDQSNPNVWRVTRSSWQAEIVMDIEDIRVRYIQDAYGGKEIQRAFPYSLSRQDVEDAIFTGP